TTCGCGCTTACAAAATCAAAAAGGGTGTTATCCATATCAAGGAAAACTCCCTCTATTTTAGCGACTCGGGTAATCATGTTTTCTGTTCCTGAAAATCAGGCAATATGTAAGGAGCTCAATTCCTTTGCAAGATCGATAAGCTCTTTGTGATTGAATTTACCCTTGTTCAGGACAACGGTAACATTTTCCCTGAGCATTTTATTATTGTCCGATGTCAGCTCCTTTGCAGTACAAACCAGAATGGGAATATTCGCTGTTTCTTCCTCCGCTTTCAAAGTTTCAATCACGTCAAAACCGGAAACTTCCGGCATCATTAAATCCAGGGTTATCAGGCATGGTTTCTCACTTTTTGCGAGTTCAATTCCTTCTTTGCCTCCCCTTGCCTCGATGATCTCATAGCCTTCCGGTTTCAGGATGGAAACAATAAGCTCCCTATCATCCGAGTTATCATCAATTACAAGTATCACTGGATTTTCTGTGGTGCATGAGTGACGAAATCTTTCAAGGGTATGGAGGAGGTCTTCCCTGTCAACAGGTTTTACAAAGTAATCTTCCGCATTGACTGTTTTATTATTATAGCACTGATCCAGAACGGAAATCATAATTACGGGAATGTCTTTTGTTTCTTCGTCTTCTTTCAATTCCCTGAGAACCTGCCAGCCATCCTTTCCAGGCATCATTATATCTGTTGTAATGGCAAATGGTTTCACTTTTTTGACAGCCTCCATAACTCTGTCTCCTCTGTCCACTTCTACTACATCATATCCCAGTGAAAGCAATGTGGCGGTGAGTAATTCCCTTGCATCATCTTCATCCTCTGCAACCAGTATTGTTGAATTTTTGTTCTTATTTTCGGATGTAATTGGAATTTCGGGTTCAAATGCCTCTTTCTCCTGCGCAAGATTTGTTTCGGTAGCTGTTTGCTGATCGGGGATTGTAAACGAAAAAGTGCTTCCTTTTCCTACCTCACTCTGCACAGATACCCTTCCTTCATGCAGGTCCACGAATTTCTTCACAAGAGCAAGACCAAGGCCTGTTCCGCCGTATTTGCGATCTGCAGAAGAATCCAGTTGCACAAACGGTTTAAATATTTTCTCCATGTCATCGGGAGCGATTCCAACACCTGAATCCCTTATGGATACCTGTAATTCCCCATCTTTTTTTTCGGCAGTAAGTTCAATTTTTCCTCCTTCCGGAGTGAACTTGATTGCATTGTTGAGTAGATTGTAAAGTGTCTGCTTGAATTTACCTTTGTCAGCAAGCACCTCTCCTGCATCACGTGAATCAATATTCAGTTCGATTCTGCTTTTTGCTGCAAGAGGAGATGCAACAGTTGTTACTTCACTAATTGCTTTCTGGACTTCAAATATCTCAGGACTGAGTTTCACCTTCCCAGCTTCAATTTTAGATAAATCAAGAATGTCATTTATTAAATCAAGGAGATGCTTTCCGCTTTTATGTATGTTGGCCACATACTTTTTTTGCCTGTCATCAGGAGTTAAAGGATCACAATCGATCAATAATTCTGAAAAACCAATGATTGAATTTAGTGGCGTGCGCAATTCATGGCTCATGGTTGCGAGGAATTCACTTCTTGCCCGGTTGGCAACTTCGGCAGCAATTCGTGCTTCTTCAATTTCCAGTTTTGTATCTTCTTTTTCAGAGGTGTCTGTTACGATGCAAAGTATTGCATGGTTTTCATTATATTCAATCAGACTGCAATTTGCTTTTGCTGGAAAAGTATGTCCGTTTTTCTCCAGGTGGTGATAATCAAAAGCCACTTCTTTTTTTTCCTGGATTTCATTGAAAGAATCAGTAACTATGGCTGCGGATTCTGCGGCACATAGTTCTTTAAACCTGATGCCATGAATCTCTTCTTCCTGATAGCCTAGTTTATCACACGCAATTTTGTTTGCATCAAGGATAGTCCCGTTTAGATCACTGATGAAAACTGCATCATTGGTATTTGTAAAAAGAGCCCGAAACAAATTCTCCGGTTTGGATGGTTTTTTCACCATTATAGGTTCTCCCTTAATAGTCACTTTTTCTTTGATGTTATTTTATTTATAGGAGCTTGCTCTTCCATGGGAATAAACCTCCTGCCCAATACAATATTTCCCGGAAACATCAGCTTCTTTTTGTGACAATTAAGGTTATATACCTAAAAGGGTATATTGAGCCAAGCCTTTCAGGTCTTATAAATATTTTATAAAGCTGAATGGCTGTGCCGAAAATAATTTTTCGGGGCTACGGGATGTGTTTTGCATCCTTAAGGAGGAATATAATGGCAGAAGATGAAATAAGACATCTTGTCCGTATCATGAATACGGACCTTCAGGGCAGCCAACCTGTCCAGTATGCTCTTACCGGTATCAAGGGCATCGGCAGGAGAACTGCACGTATTATCACAGAATCTACAGGTGTAGATCCTACTGCAACTATCGGTTATCTTCCAGATGAGGACATTGCCAAACTGGATGAAACCATTAGCACTTTTGAACAGCATCTTCCAAACTGGATGCTCAACAGGCGTAAAGATTTCGCAACCGGTGAAGACAAGCATCTCCTTGGTCAGGACATCGCAATGACCATAAGGGAGGACCTCAACGATCTCAAGAAAGTTCGTGCATACCGTGGTATCAGGCACGAGAGAGGTCTTAAGGTGCGTGGTCAGAGGACAAAGTCCACTGGCAGAAGAGGCTCAACTATTGGTGTCAGCAAGAAGAAGTGAAGGTGATTAGGAATGGTTTATCCAGGAAAAAGACGAAAAAGCTATGACACCCCAAACCACCCATGGCAGGCTGCCAGGATGGCTACTGAAGTTGAACTTGTCAAGAAATACGGTCTCAGGAACAAGAAGGAACTCTGGAAAGCACACAGTATCCTTCGTCGCTACAGGGCTGACGCAAGGCGTCTTTTGGCCGAATCTGCAGAAGCTGAACTTTCAGGACATGCAAAGACAGAAGCAGATCAGATTCTTTCAAAGCTTATAAGATACTCAATTCTCAAACCAGACTCCAATGTCGATGATATCCTTGGTCTTACTACTGAAACTGTACTGGAGCGCAGGTTGCAGACTATTGTCCACAGGCTTGGTCTAGCAAGAACTCCTAAACAGGCTCGCCAGTTCATCACACATGGACACATTGCAATCGAAGGAAAGAGAGTTACAGTTCCAAGCATGCTGATCTCCAAGGAAGATGAAATGAATATCGACTACTACACCAAATCACCAATGGTCAGTGAATCCCATCCGGAAAGGCCTGCTCAGGTGGCATCATCCCTGGTTGAGGAGTAAACAGGAGGTTTAAATTATGGCAGATGGAATTTGGGCCGTTGCACATATTAAATGTTCATTCAATAACACTATTATCACCATAACTGATGTTACTGGTGCTGAAACTATTGCAAAGTCATCAGGTGGTATGGTTGTTAAAGCTGCAAGAGACGAGAGTTCTCCGTACACTGCTATGCAAATGGCAGGGCAGCTGGCTGATACCCTTAAGGACAAAGGCGTAATCGGAGTTCACATCAGGGTGCGTGCACCGGGTGGAAACAAACAGAGAAGCCCCGGTCCAGGGGCACAGGCAGCCATCCGGGCATTTGCTCGTGCCGGAATAAGGATTGGTCGCATTGAAGATGTAACTCCTGTCCCACACGACGGAACCCGTCCAAAAGGCGGCAGACGCGTATAATAAAGGAGCTGAGGTTCCTGAATATGGAAGTCGATTTACTGGAATTATCGGACCGTTCTGCAAGATTCATTCTCTCCGGAGTAGATGCATCATTTGCAAACGGATTGAGGCGGGCTATGCTCGCCGATGTTCCCACATTGGCAATTGAAGAAGTTGGAATTTATAACAACACTTCAGTGCTTTATGACGAACAGATAGGTCTGAGAATGGCACTCATCCCAATTGCTACAAACTTTGAGGAGTTTGTACCTCATACTGAGTGTTCATGTGAAGACGGTTGTCCGGCATGCAGTGTAGCTTTTACCCTAAGTGTGGAAGCGGAGGACGAGGAACGTATGGTTTACTCAGGTGACCTTGTTTCTTCAGATCCAAAAGTTTCTCCTGCAGATTCCAGTATTCCTATAGTCCTGCTTAAACCCGGTCAAAAGTTGGTTTTGGAAGCAACTGCAACCATGGGATTTGGACATGATCATGCCAGATGGCAGGCAGGTGTTGCTTGTGGTTACAAGAACATGCCTGTGATTGACATTCATGATTGTGACCGCTGTGGTGCATGTGTTACAGTCTGCCCGAGAGACATCCTTGTTCTCGGGGAAGAATCTGCAGAAGTTGTGGAAGATGGCACATTGCGATGTTCTCTTTGCAAGCTTTGTGTAGGTTCCTGTGACATTGATGCCATTGATGTAACAGAAGATGTAAATTCATTCATTTTCACTATGGAATCCGATGGCTCCTACAGTGCTCAACAGTTAATTATAAATGCTGTTAGTACTATTAAGGAAAAAGCTTCCAGCCTCGATATGATTCTGGGAGAACTGTAACGGAAAGACGTCAAAATCTTTCCTTTTTTATACCCCTGTGCGGGGGTTGCCGAGCCAGGCCAAAGGCGCTAGGTTGAGGGCCTAGTTTCGTAGGAATCCGCGAGTTCGAATCTCGTCCCCCGCACCAAACACTTTTTTACTGATTTTTTTGCACGAAGAAATTTTATTTTTTTATTTCATAGCTGGTTCCATTATGCCAATCAGGTTACCTTCAATATCATTAATTCGGGCATAGCTTCCCACGCCTGGAATATCGACAGGTTCCATCACCATTTCTGCGCCTGCATCCTTTGCCTTATTCAGGGATTCCTGCATATTTTGTACAACAATAACAAGTACGGGTGATTCGGCAGGATCTTCAGTTGCCATCCCTCCGTTTATGCTCCCAACCTCTTTTGGCATGAATTGCTCATCGATTTCGGTTGTGTAAATCATGGTGTAGTTCATTTCCGGAAGGTCCTGGAACTGCCAGTCGAAAACGTTGCCATAGAATTCTTTCATCTTTTCCTTGTTCTTTGCCGGTATTTCAAAATGTGCTACTGGATCCATTTAATCAAACCCCATTTGTCAATACAGGAAGGTTAAGGCTACGCCTATTTTGTATTCAAATTTAAGGCACCAACTATTCCCACCTGTGTAAGATAATTCTTGCTGTTTTCTATATAAGCATTTTCTTCAAGAGCACTTCATTAACTTCGTAACAAAGTATTCTTCCTTTTGAAAAGTACAACGCCATTTGAAAACTTTTAAACCATTTCGCAATTTGATCTCCGTTAGGTTATGTATCATCAATCATAATGATTTATTGTTCAGATTTTGTAGGTGGGGTCCAGACTCCCTCTGTCTGCATCTTCACTTATATTGCGTAAACAGGATAGCTGTAGCTTTGCATTTTCCTTGATATTCGGGTGGTAAAAATGAAAATCAGGATCAATGATGCTCACTGTCACTATGGTACTAATTCAATGTTAATGACAATGGCTCTGCGCCCAACAAAAAAGTTTAGTAATGACTTCGGGGAGCTGGAGGGCATTATGGAAAGTAACAACGTGGAGAACTGTGTTCTTTTTTCTCAGCCTGAACCTGCAAACACTTTTGGTCACATATGGAGAGGGCTTTACTATCATCTCTGGAACGTTTCTACGGATTCCCAGGAGCCATATTTCGGATGGAGAATAAATTACACTAAAGCTAATGAGAAAATCTCTAAGATTAAAGATAAGCACGTGAATTTCATACCATTTCTCTCAGCCAGTGATGGCATCGAAGAGATAGAGAAATATGTAGATGAACGTGGCAATTCTCCACGTGGGATCAAATACTACGGAATCTACGGCGATATTCCAAATTTGAATATTCTCCAGTATCTCAATGAACATGAAATGAGTATGGTACTCCACCTTCCCATGAAATGCAGAAAATGTCCTCAGAAACTCCTTGACACAGTAGGCAGGTATCCTGATCTAAAATTCCAGCTTGCACATATGGGTGATGGGATTCCTGAGATATTGAGCTCATTGTGGGAGTTTGACAATCTATATCTTGACACTGCGATGATAACCAATGAAGCCTACCAAAATTTGTACAGGAAACAGGGAACCACAATGGAAGAAATGATCCAGAATGCACCTGAAAGTAAAATTTTGTTTGGTTCTGATGAGCCCTGGGGTTCTCTTGGGGAGCAGGCTAAAAGCATTGTAGACTTACAATTTAGCGGTATCCTTTCTGCAAGAGATGTTGACAATATATTGTATCAGAATGCCAGAACTGTCTGGGCACTCTAATCACCTCTTTTTCAGGCAATGATACAATAATGCTCTTGCAGTCTTTTTTTCTATATTTTATTTATTTAATTTTGTATTTATGAAACAATACTTATGCTTATATATTATAACTAAGAAACACATTTCCACCACTTTATCGATAAAGTGGAGGTTGTCTATGGATCTAAAAAATAAAAACGGAGAACTTTTGAATCGCGATAGTAGTGAAACTCCTTCTCTTTTACCTGTATACCGGGGTTTTCTTCTAGCTAGCTACAAGGATGCAAAGAAGGTTCATCCAAGATTGAGCAATTTCTCTTTGTTTTTGCTCAGTTAACTCAACACAAAAGAAGCAACGTTCGATAGTGACTCTTTTCGTTACAGCCTTGTGCTGCATGGCGGGAAGAGTCTGTTTTGTATTTAGCAAATGCAGCATTGTTCTTATCTGGAATGCTGATGAAGTCTGATGAGGCTATTTTTTGTGGAATACTCCGTCTCTTCGATAAAGGGATGAAATATACAAAACGAAAGTTGGTTTTGATTTTTCTGGCAACTTAAATACTTTCACCCTGCTTGGCACGTCTTATAATATTCTAACTGCCTACTAGTATCTGAGGTGAATTAAAATGGATGAATTCTTCAAAGGACTTGTTGAGAGGACCGAACAATACGAGAAATACGATCATTTCAGGCATTCCAAAGAAAAAACCAGATAATCTATAACCATGGCTGTGTTTCCATCCTCAACCCGTCATTCTTTTGACACAGCCATTTTCTTCTAAATCTTATTTTTAGTTATGAGATTCACAGGATAGGCGGTGTGTCCTTTTTGAAAGTAATTTTTCTTTCTCAGCAGTTCTTTGCTGGTAAAGCCTTATTGACCTGAGGAAATCAATTTTCCTGAAATCAGGCCAATATGGTGCACAAAAGTAGGTTGCACATTCATTTCCACTGGCTTGCCATGGCAGGAAATTTGACAACCTTTCATCTCCACCTGTACGGATAATCAGGTCCACATCGGATACAGGAGCATCTTTTTCTGGGTATAGATGTTGCGATATTGTGGAGTCTGTCAGTTCAGAAATCTCCATTTCATCTTTTTGCACTTTTTTTGCAATTTCCCTGATTGCCTGCACAAGATCCTGTCTCCCTCCGTATGCGATTGCAACATTGAGGGTAAATTCATTGTATCCTGAAGTAACCTGTTCAACTTTCCTAACGCTTTTCAGCAAATCTTCCGGAAGAAGTGTCCGATCTCCTATAACACGCACTTTTAGTTCACGCTGGTGGGTCCTTTCATCCGTACACAATTCTTCGAGTTTTACTTTGATTAAATCAAAAATGCTGTTCTTTTCCGACTGTGGCCGATGAAAATTCTCAGTTGAAAATGCATAAACTGTGAGTTCATTTATCCCAATATCATAAGCCCATTCGATAACATTTTCCGTAATGTTTGCACCAACACGATGGCCGTAATGCTTCATTTTGCCTAATTTCTGTGCAAAACGCCGGTTGCCATCCATAATAATTGCAACATGTGACGGGAGAGGCGCTTTCCGAATCTCCCTTATTAGAAAATCTTCGTATCCCTTATACACCAGCTCAAGGAGCTTGTTTGGCATTTCTATCACGTTTTTAATAGTTTTCCAGAACAGAATCAACGATGTTCCTGTAATCATCTTTCAACAGGTAAATATTATGATCGCCGGTAACATCAATGCTAAGAATGCCAAGGCGTGTGTTCATAAGCCCGACCATGGCTGAAACTCCCCGGTAGCTTACATCGAAGTCTTTCTTGTGAAGAAACTCATAGATATCTCCGGTGGTATATCGACCACCATCTAAAAACAATTTAAGAACAACCTTACGGATGCCTGTGTCATCACGACCCAAGTACTTGATAAGCCTTGCCCGCACCCTGTCCTCAATGGTTTCCTCCAGCCCGAACACCTCAACTAAATTATGTTATTTTGGTTTATATATTTATTCTAAATGACAATATGCTATGCGCTTCGGGAATCTTATCCATCTATAGCGTTTTTATTTATAAGTTTTGGGTTTAAAAGTGGCATACTTTCTACAATTATCCCATCTTTTATGGGATATTTTTCTACGATTGTCATACTTCCGTATCCCTGGATAAATTCTGCCATTTCTTCAAGGACCCATGCGGCAATCTCTATGGATTCTCCGATGATTTCATAGAGGTCTTCAGGAACTTCGTTTTCCAGCAGGATTTTCTTTACTTCATCTGTTTTGTCTGTGTTGATAATCCCAAACACAATGGTGCCATCATCGGTAATCATCTCAAATGGTCGACTACTGACCTCGGCAGTTCTTAGTAACCTTTTTCGTAATTGTATAGCGTCTTTGTATCTGGATGAGCAAAAATGCCCTTTCATTATCCCGTTAATAGCCTTTATAGCAGCGCTACGTGATCCAAGTACCGCATTTGATATATCGTCCACAAGAACAAAACTGCGCTCTTTTAGGGCTTCTGCATTAGTATCAGAAAATTCCAGTTCATTGAGATTCACAAAATAATCATTTTTTGAAGCAAATTTGATTAAAGCTTCAACTCCTTCAATCGAAGGCAGCTCAAATCCGGTTTCAATTCCCAACTTGCTGGTTTCGGCCATGCTCCCTGCGTAGGGTGTATCTTTGATTTTTTCCCATACACTTTGAGGAGGATGAAACCTTATTTCATCCAGACCGGCTTCGGCAAGTTCAGAAACAGTAGTTTTGTCCGGTGCAGATGCAGTATAAAGGTGAATATGATGTTTTTTTCCGAAAGTATTTTTTAGCAAATTGATGTAGCGCAGTACTAACTCTTTCTCAATTAGGGGTTCACCACCAGTAATGCCTGTACCCAATGCATCCATTCGATTTGCTTCTTCAATTATGTCAAGATCCTTTGATATCGGCTGCTCGTTAGCATAGACCTGTTTCCCCTTTCTTTCCTCTGATATAGGGCAGTAAAAACAGCTTTTGTCACAAATTCCTGTTACAAACAGGACCATTTTTGCTCCTTCCTGGCAGAGCTTACAGCCTTCGGTAAGATAAGTATGGAATGAATCGGCATCTCCCTGTTTGATATCCCTCATTATGCTTTTCGGATGCCTCTATCATTATATAAATCCTTCTTCAAGATCGTCAGGATTATTAGTAATCAACCAGTGCATTAACTCCATGACAGATGAACAGTATCTTGGGATTATCGGCTGCAGGGGTTGTTTCAAATGTCTGGAAACCTGTCCTGAAGGTGCAATTAAGAATAAGGGTAGTTACGTTACTATAGATCGTGACAAATGCACTATGTGCATGAAATGCGTTGAAAGTTGCCCTTATGGTTCGATTGTCTGCCTTGATTGATCAATTACATTTTTTGGCCTTTTATATTATATGATCGTAGTTTTCCGGATATAAATAGCAAGCTCAGAGCTTTTTCAACCAATAAACTTAAAAGTGAGATTAACCATTCAGAAGTGTTACCTCTAAGGGCGTGTGGCCTAGCCAGGATATGGCGGCAGCCTCCTAAGCTGTAAGTCAGGGGTTCAAATCCCTTCACGCCCGCTATAACTTTTTTGCAAATCAACTAGTTTTTATCACATTTGCTGGCACAATTGGTATTGTAAAAGTAAAGGTACTCCCTTTTCCGGGCTTACTGTCAACTTTTATGGTTCCGCCCTGTAATTCGACCATTTCTTTTACAAGCGTTAGACCAAGGCCGATTCCGGAATAGGTACGGTTTCTGTATTCCTGAAGTTGTCTGAAGGGTAAGAAAATTTCTTCCAGCTTTTCTTCCGGTATTCCAATCCCATTGTCAGATATGGAGATTACTGCATTGTTGTCGCTTTTATGAGCAGCGATTTTTATTATCCCGTTTTCTCCTGTAAACTTAATCGCATTGCTCAAAAGATTGTACAAAATTTGTTTTGTCTTTGTTTCGTCTGCATATATTTGCGGAAGATTTTCATCTATCAATATTTCAACTTTCTTTTTTCCCATAACAATATCTGGATCAGTAAGCTCTTTTACATCTTCTATTAAATCACGTATATCTATGTTTTTCTGAATCAATTCTGTGTTACCCGATTCAATTCGTGATACATCCAGAATATCGTTAATGAGCGTAAGCAGGTGTTTCCCCGATTTCAGGACATTTCCTATGTATTTTTCCTGCTTACTATTAAGTTCCCCGTATCTTCCATCAATAAGTATTTGGGAGAAACGATTACAGAGTTAAGGGGTGTTCGCAGTTCATGGCTCATAGTTGCAAGGAATTCTGTCTTTGCTCTGTTTGAAAGCTCAGCAGCAACTTTGGCTTCTGTTAACTTAACTTCGGCTAACTTCCGCTTATTAATGTTTTTAATAACGCCACTAAGTTTGATTCGATTTCCATTCTTGTCAGCTTCCACCACTTTTCCTCTTACAGTATGCCATATCCATTTTCCATCTCCTATGTCCACACGATAATCAATCTGGGCAGACTTATATCTATTTTTCACACAGTCTATTATCCCCTCAAATATCTTTTGGTGGTCATCAGGGTGGATAATTTTGAGGAAATCATTAAATGAGAAGTTTTCAAGCCCTTTCTGCTGATACCCGAATTTTCTAAACATATCTGCATCAAAATTCATTTTTCCTTCGGGAAGTTCGAGTTCCCACCAGAGAAGTTCTCCGGCCATCAGTGCCTGCTGAAGACGCTCATATGCAGTTTTCATGTCCTGCTCTACTTTTTTCTTCTCGTTGATGTTAATAGATAATCCATTAATTGATTTTGGAGCGCCATTGAAATCCTTTTCTACAACGTATCCAATTGACTGAAACCACTCCCACTCTCCACTATTTGACATTCCTTTATGAGTAGCCTGACAAATGTCTTTTTTGCCTTCTATACATTTTTTTAATTCTTCAGAAACAAGTTCTCTGTCATTGGGATGAATAATTTCCAGAAAATCGTTGTATTCCTCTGCGAATCTATTAGTAAAGAAGCCAAAATCGTCTACTCCAAAGTCAAATCCAACTGTTCCTGATTCAATGTCTATTTCCCAAAAACTGACAATTCCCGTTTTTACAACGTTGTCCAGCAGACTATAAGCTTTATGTATCTGCCTGTCCTTATTTCTTCTTTCTGTAATGTCTCTTACAATACTGAAAACAACAGGCTTTCCCTGAATGGTAGCAATTACGGCATTAATTTCCACATCTATTTTTTTTCCGGACTTTGTAATCTGCGCCGATTCAAAACGGAGTTTTCCTTCTTTGAAAACCTTTTTCATCCGTTGGGAAAACATTTTTTTTTGATCGTCTACTTCAAAAAGTTCGGGAGTTTTCATTAATAATTCTTCTTTTGAGTAGCCAAGCCTGTTGCATGCATTCTGATTTATGTTTATTATCTTCCCATCTAAATCATGGACAAAAATCTCGTCAGGCGAATTATCAAAAAACTGGTTAAATGAATTCTCCAGATCCCTTCGTTTATATTCAGTTGAAACCTGTTTTCCAATATCCCGGCATGCCATGTAAAAAAGGCTTTTTTCTAAACTAAAATCGTATTTAGGGTGCTTCTTACTTATTAATACTTCAAACTGGAGTTTTTTGTTTCCATTCACCGAAACTTCATCTTTAAACAAGGAAAAAGATTCCTCGTCTGGATTTGATCCATATTTATTATCTTCCAGACTTAATTTTATAGAAACAGCACCTGGAAATGGAAAAAGTAAAGTAAGTTTGGGGGGAATTTTTTCTAATTCGGATTCAAAATCCTGGCTATTGAAAGAACTGATTACATCGTCAACTATACTGATCTTCGAAATAGCTCCCTTGCCAATTTCCAATTGCTGTGCCCCCCGGCATCTGGTGATTTACTTCCACAACATTTTCTATTTAAATAATATGTGGTATAGTGATATAAAAAAGTTTATGCAAGAGGTATATATTGTAATATCCATCTCATATATCTGTTAAAATGTTACCGGGGTTTCTGTGATTCCAGTTTTTCTACTTTAATACGATATTTTTATCTATCACCTGTGCATCTTTCCTGAATTATCACTGGAGGAATAATGGCAGGTTTACAGGCTGGATTAGTACGTAAGGCGACAATCAATGATATTGAATCAATTAAAAATATCATTAATGGCTATGCCAAAAAGGAATTGATGCTTCCACGCTCCATAGGGGAGCTACACGAATCCATACGCAATTTCCATGTATATGAAATAAATGGCGAAGTTGTGGGCTGTTGCGCCCTGCAGGTTGTCTGGGAAGATCTCGGTGAAGTTCTCTCCTTTGCTGTTGTGCAGGATCACAGGGGAAAAGGCATTGGTTCTCTTCTGCTTCAGGCGACTATTAAAGACGGGAAAAAACTTGGAGTGCGTAAAGTCTTCACGCTTACGTATGTTCCTGAGTTCTTTGAAAAAATGGGCTTTAAACGCATTGAGAAAAGTGATTTGCCCCATAAAGTCTGGATTGGGTGCATTAAGTGTCCGAAGTTCCCGGATTGCAATGAAGTTGCTCTCTCAAGGACTATCTGACTTGTGGACTTTTTGTATTTAGAGGATTGTTTATGAAAGCCAGACTGCGGGATTTTCTTGTTACCGATGAAAACTATATCTTTGCAGTTGTAGATTATTTTCATCCCCGGGAAGGGATACGTTCAATTCTGCGCTATGTGCCGGACAAAAATGGCGATCGGATAAGATCTGGTGCCAGGTTCAGAAAATGCGATTTTGATGTTGCTTTTGAATTCATGCGTCATGCTCATCCTGAATGGGTTGAAGATGTCCATATTGTTCCCGAAAATCGTGTTAGGGAGATCTTGCATCCTCCAGACAGGATTGCTGAATTAGCTGAATCAGACAAACGGGTTTTCCATATTGTGGATGTTCTCAGGAAGGCTGGTGTCCCGCTGTCAATGATGGGAGTAACCGGTTCCATGCTGCCGGGTTTGCAGGATGCGAGTTCTGATATTGATTTCGTGGTTTATGGGGATGAATGGTTCCGTGCAAGGGAAGCCATTGAAAAGGCAAAGGCAGATCCATCTATTCCGATCGAGCCAATTGATGACAACATGTGGCAAAGGATCTACGCAAAAAGGATTCCGGAAATTTCTTACGAGGAATTTGTTGTTCACGAGCTTCGGAAAGGCAATCGTGGAATGGTTGCAGGGACGTATTTTGATCTTCTTTTTGTAAGGGACTGGGATCAAATCCAGCACCCTCTTCTTCGGGGAAAGGATGGCGAGGCAATGGAGATTGAAGCAGTAGTCACAGATGCAACCTTTGCTTTTGATAATCCTGCGTTTTACAAAATAGAACATGATGAAATCGATCACATTCTCTCCTACACCCATACCTATTCGGGACAGGCAATTGAAGGTGAAACAATCCAGGCCAGGGGAATAATTGAAGATCTAGGGGATAAAAAAAGATTGGTAATAGGCACGTCAAGGGAACCCAA
The window above is part of the Methanohalophilus levihalophilus genome. Proteins encoded here:
- a CDS encoding DNA-directed RNA polymerase subunit D produces the protein MNMEVDLLELSDRSARFILSGVDASFANGLRRAMLADVPTLAIEEVGIYNNTSVLYDEQIGLRMALIPIATNFEEFVPHTECSCEDGCPACSVAFTLSVEAEDEERMVYSGDLVSSDPKVSPADSSIPIVLLKPGQKLVLEATATMGFGHDHARWQAGVACGYKNMPVIDIHDCDRCGACVTVCPRDILVLGEESAEVVEDGTLRCSLCKLCVGSCDIDAIDVTEDVNSFIFTMESDGSYSAQQLIINAVSTIKEKASSLDMILGEL
- a CDS encoding 30S ribosomal protein S4 produces the protein MVYPGKRRKSYDTPNHPWQAARMATEVELVKKYGLRNKKELWKAHSILRRYRADARRLLAESAEAELSGHAKTEADQILSKLIRYSILKPDSNVDDILGLTTETVLERRLQTIVHRLGLARTPKQARQFITHGHIAIEGKRVTVPSMLISKEDEMNIDYYTKSPMVSESHPERPAQVASSLVEE
- a CDS encoding 30S ribosomal protein S11; this encodes MADGIWAVAHIKCSFNNTIITITDVTGAETIAKSSGGMVVKAARDESSPYTAMQMAGQLADTLKDKGVIGVHIRVRAPGGNKQRSPGPGAQAAIRAFARAGIRIGRIEDVTPVPHDGTRPKGGRRV
- a CDS encoding 30S ribosomal protein S13; the encoded protein is MAEDEIRHLVRIMNTDLQGSQPVQYALTGIKGIGRRTARIITESTGVDPTATIGYLPDEDIAKLDETISTFEQHLPNWMLNRRKDFATGEDKHLLGQDIAMTIREDLNDLKKVRAYRGIRHERGLKVRGQRTKSTGRRGSTIGVSKKK
- a CDS encoding PAS domain-containing hybrid sensor histidine kinase/response regulator; the protein is MVKKPSKPENLFRALFTNTNDAVFISDLNGTILDANKIACDKLGYQEEEIHGIRFKELCAAESAAIVTDSFNEIQEKKEVAFDYHHLEKNGHTFPAKANCSLIEYNENHAILCIVTDTSEKEDTKLEIEEARIAAEVANRARSEFLATMSHELRTPLNSIIGFSELLIDCDPLTPDDRQKKYVANIHKSGKHLLDLINDILDLSKIEAGKVKLSPEIFEVQKAISEVTTVASPLAAKSRIELNIDSRDAGEVLADKGKFKQTLYNLLNNAIKFTPEGGKIELTAEKKDGELQVSIRDSGVGIAPDDMEKIFKPFVQLDSSADRKYGGTGLGLALVKKFVDLHEGRVSVQSEVGKGSTFSFTIPDQQTATETNLAQEKEAFEPEIPITSENKNKNSTILVAEDEDDARELLTATLLSLGYDVVEVDRGDRVMEAVKKVKPFAITTDIMMPGKDGWQVLRELKEDEETKDIPVIMISVLDQCYNNKTVNAEDYFVKPVDREDLLHTLERFRHSCTTENPVILVIDDNSDDRELIVSILKPEGYEIIEARGGKEGIELAKSEKPCLITLDLMMPEVSGFDVIETLKAEEETANIPILVCTAKELTSDNNKMLRENVTVVLNKGKFNHKELIDLAKELSSLHIA
- a CDS encoding amidohydrolase family protein; protein product: MKIRINDAHCHYGTNSMLMTMALRPTKKFSNDFGELEGIMESNNVENCVLFSQPEPANTFGHIWRGLYYHLWNVSTDSQEPYFGWRINYTKANEKISKIKDKHVNFIPFLSASDGIEEIEKYVDERGNSPRGIKYYGIYGDIPNLNILQYLNEHEMSMVLHLPMKCRKCPQKLLDTVGRYPDLKFQLAHMGDGIPEILSSLWEFDNLYLDTAMITNEAYQNLYRKQGTTMEEMIQNAPESKILFGSDEPWGSLGEQAKSIVDLQFSGILSARDVDNILYQNARTVWAL
- a CDS encoding VOC family protein, with protein sequence MDPVAHFEIPAKNKEKMKEFYGNVFDWQFQDLPEMNYTMIYTTEIDEQFMPKEVGSINGGMATEDPAESPVLVIVVQNMQESLNKAKDAGAEMVMEPVDIPGVGSYARINDIEGNLIGIMEPAMK